The following coding sequences are from one Epilithonimonas vandammei window:
- the tsaB gene encoding tRNA (adenosine(37)-N6)-threonylcarbamoyltransferase complex dimerization subunit type 1 TsaB, giving the protein MKILHIETSSKNCSVAISDGENLLCLCEEVSENYKQSESLHSFVEWALEGAEISLKNLDAVSLGKGPGSYTGLRIGAASAKGFCYGLKLPLIAVNSLDSMVEEFVNQGFDLIIPLIDARRMEVYTAFFDGKSGEMISETEAKILDENSFSELADKKVLFIGDGAKKAQDILNLPNAEFKFDIYPSAKGLIKKSVEKFNQKDFENVAYFEPFYLKDFQGIKKADRIRK; this is encoded by the coding sequence ATGAAAATCCTTCACATAGAAACCTCGTCCAAAAACTGTTCTGTTGCCATTTCTGATGGTGAAAATCTGCTTTGCCTTTGCGAGGAAGTTTCTGAGAATTACAAACAATCCGAAAGTCTTCATAGTTTTGTAGAATGGGCTTTGGAAGGTGCAGAAATTTCTTTAAAAAATTTAGATGCAGTTTCTTTAGGAAAAGGTCCAGGTTCTTATACCGGTCTTAGAATTGGAGCTGCTTCTGCCAAAGGTTTTTGTTATGGACTTAAGCTTCCGTTGATTGCTGTTAATTCTTTGGATTCTATGGTTGAAGAATTCGTCAATCAAGGTTTTGATTTAATTATTCCTTTGATTGATGCCAGAAGAATGGAAGTTTACACCGCTTTTTTTGATGGAAAATCTGGCGAAATGATTTCTGAAACCGAAGCTAAAATCCTCGATGAAAATTCTTTTTCTGAATTAGCTGACAAGAAAGTTCTCTTCATTGGAGACGGCGCAAAAAAAGCACAAGACATTCTTAATCTTCCGAACGCAGAATTCAAATTTGATATTTATCCATCAGCAAAAGGTTTGATTAAAAAATCTGTTGAGAAATTTAATCAGAAAGATTTTGAAAATGTCGCCTATTTCGAACCCTTTTACCTAAAAGACTTTCAGGGGATTAAGAAAGCTGATCGTATCAGAAAGTAA
- a CDS encoding Fic family protein: MSAHDKNKPFNDLPDLPPDYNLETSAIFKAAIKANKLLAELKGFCQTLPHPELLLNTIILQESKESNAIENIVTTQDELYKATLMGNDIKNQSSKEVLQYRQAMYWGKEQLLKNNLITTNLLIGVMQRLRNSDENIRKNTGTKLANPINDTIIYTPPEGEHIIREKLASLEQFVNDESVSDLDPLIKMALVHYQFEAIHPFSDGNGRTGRILNVLYLIQQNLLGLPVLYLSRYIIENKSDYYRLLREVTEEGNWEEWILFVVNGVATTSELTLIKIKEILELKHQAYISIKDELKKGFSKELVDLLFSYPYIKISILEENEIAKRQTASEYLKKISDLGWLTPIKIGREIYYSNHKLINVLSK; this comes from the coding sequence ATGTCAGCACACGATAAAAACAAGCCTTTTAATGATTTACCGGATTTGCCCCCTGATTACAATTTGGAAACGTCGGCAATTTTTAAAGCTGCCATCAAAGCCAATAAACTGCTGGCAGAGTTGAAGGGATTTTGTCAAACTTTGCCTCATCCAGAATTACTTTTAAATACAATTATTCTGCAGGAAAGTAAAGAATCCAATGCAATAGAGAATATTGTTACCACTCAGGATGAGCTATACAAGGCAACTTTGATGGGAAATGATATAAAAAATCAATCTTCAAAAGAAGTTTTGCAATATCGCCAAGCGATGTATTGGGGAAAAGAACAGTTGTTGAAAAACAATCTTATCACTACAAATTTGTTAATCGGAGTAATGCAAAGATTAAGAAATTCTGATGAGAATATCAGAAAGAATACAGGGACGAAATTAGCAAATCCTATAAATGACACTATAATTTATACACCTCCAGAAGGAGAACATATTATTCGAGAAAAATTAGCCAGCTTAGAGCAATTTGTCAATGACGAGAGCGTTTCAGATTTGGACCCGCTCATAAAAATGGCATTGGTACATTATCAATTTGAGGCTATACATCCTTTTAGTGATGGAAACGGTAGAACCGGCAGAATCTTAAATGTCCTTTATCTTATCCAGCAAAATCTATTAGGCTTACCAGTTTTGTATTTGAGTCGATATATTATAGAAAATAAGTCTGATTACTATCGACTTTTAAGAGAAGTTACTGAGGAAGGTAACTGGGAAGAATGGATATTATTTGTAGTAAATGGTGTGGCAACGACTTCAGAATTGACATTAATTAAAATCAAGGAAATATTAGAATTAAAGCATCAAGCTTATATATCAATTAAAGACGAACTTAAAAAAGGTTTTTCTAAAGAGCTGGTAGATTTGCTATTTAGCTATCCTTATATTAAAATCAGCATTTTAGAAGAAAATGAAATTGCAAAACGCCAAACAGCTTCAGAATATCTAAAGAAAATTTCGGATTTAGGCTGGTTAACTCCAATTAAAATTGGTCGAGAAATCTATTACAGCAATCACAAATTAATTAATGTTTTATCAAAATAA
- a CDS encoding nuclear transport factor 2 family protein, translating to MIKFLSSIFFFFFIFGFSQTYSKKEKVILIQVSKLDSLMENNSKILDLFSDDVSFGHSNGWLQNKDDFKKDFESGKVKYQSVKQTELKELKIKNKFVNIRRIIAVKGLYKNETFEMKLSVLEFWIQQKGIWKLWSRQSVKIN from the coding sequence ATGATTAAGTTCTTATCATCGATATTTTTCTTCTTTTTTATTTTTGGTTTTTCTCAGACTTATTCTAAGAAAGAAAAGGTCATTTTGATTCAGGTTTCAAAGTTGGATTCTTTGATGGAAAATAATTCTAAGATTTTGGATTTATTTTCTGATGACGTTTCTTTTGGACATTCCAACGGCTGGCTTCAGAATAAAGATGATTTCAAAAAAGATTTCGAATCCGGAAAAGTAAAATATCAATCTGTAAAACAAACGGAACTGAAAGAACTTAAAATCAAAAATAAATTCGTCAACATTCGTAGAATCATTGCCGTAAAAGGACTTTACAAAAACGAAACATTTGAAATGAAACTCTCTGTTCTCGAATTCTGGATTCAACAAAAAGGAATCTGGAAATTGTGGAGTCGACAAAGCGTGAAAATTAACTAA
- a CDS encoding SDR family NAD(P)-dependent oxidoreductase, producing MKTIFITGATSGIGKATAILLAKQKNRLILCGRNKTILEELKTELSKETEVFTLSFDVRNSDEVFSAINSLPENWKNIDVLINNAGNAHGLDPISEGNIDDWNSMMDGNVKGLLYVSQPIIKLMKEKQNGQIINISSVAARQTYANGVVYCASEKAVDVISEGMRIELTEFGIRVTNIQPGAVETDFSKVRFKGDDERAATVYAGYEPLLAEDIADAIAYCINVPERVSVSDMTIYPKAQAEPRTIYRNI from the coding sequence TTGAAAACAATATTCATCACCGGAGCCACTTCCGGAATCGGGAAAGCAACAGCAATTCTATTAGCAAAGCAAAAAAACAGATTGATTCTCTGCGGAAGAAATAAAACGATTCTCGAAGAACTCAAAACAGAATTGTCAAAAGAAACTGAAGTTTTTACTTTGAGTTTTGATGTCAGAAATTCTGATGAAGTTTTTTCTGCAATCAATTCACTTCCGGAAAATTGGAAAAATATTGATGTTCTAATTAACAACGCAGGAAATGCTCACGGACTTGACCCAATTTCTGAAGGAAATATCGATGACTGGAACTCGATGATGGACGGAAATGTGAAAGGTTTACTTTATGTTTCTCAACCGATTATCAAATTGATGAAAGAAAAACAAAACGGACAGATCATCAATATTAGTTCCGTTGCAGCGAGACAAACTTATGCCAACGGTGTGGTTTATTGCGCATCTGAAAAAGCGGTTGATGTGATTTCCGAAGGAATGAGAATAGAATTGACAGAATTTGGAATTCGTGTGACTAATATTCAGCCGGGAGCTGTTGAAACTGATTTCTCTAAAGTGAGATTCAAAGGTGATGATGAAAGAGCCGCGACAGTTTATGCCGGTTACGAGCCTTTACTTGCGGAGGATATTGCGGATGCGATTGCTTATTGCATCAATGTTCCGGAAAGAGTTTCGGTTTCCGATATGACGATTTATCCGAAAGCGCAGGCTGAACCGCGAACGATTTATAGAAATATCTGA
- the msrB gene encoding peptide-methionine (R)-S-oxide reductase MsrB — MEDNTHANNPYYSRTDKTKLNVSNEEWKKILAPEVYAIAREANTEYPFTGKYNDFDEVGEYYCAVCGNHLFRSTSKFASTCGWPSFFEADKDGVIYKRDSSHGMERIEVLCKRCDSHLGHVFNDGPPPTGTRYCMNSVSLDFQRDKK; from the coding sequence ATGGAAGATAACACACACGCCAACAATCCTTATTACTCAAGAACTGACAAAACGAAACTGAATGTCTCCAACGAAGAATGGAAAAAAATCCTTGCTCCTGAAGTTTACGCCATCGCAAGAGAAGCCAATACAGAATATCCGTTCACAGGGAAATACAATGACTTTGATGAAGTAGGCGAATATTATTGTGCCGTTTGCGGTAATCATTTGTTCCGATCAACCTCCAAGTTTGCAAGCACTTGCGGCTGGCCAAGTTTCTTCGAAGCTGATAAAGATGGTGTGATTTATAAACGAGATTCTTCTCACGGAATGGAAAGAATAGAAGTTCTTTGCAAACGCTGCGATTCGCATTTGGGACACGTTTTTAACGATGGACCGCCACCAACAGGTACACGGTATTGTATGAATTCTGTTAGTTTGGATTTTCAACGCGATAAGAAATAG
- a CDS encoding acyl-CoA dehydrogenase family protein: MNSTISKIKGIFNLLKHIDIDQISKISEKVDLPKLMDQFSKLDDNQIKGLTKMLDSSGKKKELPPINGDFYELHMKLTDEQRAIQLKVREFMEKEAKPLVNDYWLHDDFPHELIPKFKKLNLCGVTYEGYGCPNLPFLMEGVIAMEIARVDASLATFFGVQSGLSMGSIYMCGSEEQKQKYLPGMQQFDLIGAFGLTEPEVGSGAAGGLTTTCKKVEGGWILNGQKKWIGNATFADVIIIWARDLDDNQVKGFIVEKGTDGFSVEKIRGKMALRIVQNGLITMKDCFVADSQKMEHANSFKDTAKVLQMTRAGVAWMATGCARGAYESALDYTRKRKQFGKPIASFQLIQGHLVEMLSNLTAMQTLVFRLSEMQDADILKDEHASLAKVFCSLRTRDVVAQAREVMGGNGILLEHDVARFVADAEAIYSYEGTKEINSLIVGRSITGMSAFV, from the coding sequence ATGAACAGCACTATTTCCAAAATCAAAGGAATTTTTAATCTCCTGAAACATATCGATATAGACCAAATCTCCAAAATTTCCGAGAAAGTTGACCTTCCAAAACTGATGGATCAGTTCTCAAAATTGGACGACAATCAAATCAAAGGTTTGACGAAAATGCTCGATTCTTCTGGCAAGAAAAAAGAATTACCGCCTATCAACGGCGATTTTTATGAACTGCATATGAAACTGACGGATGAGCAAAGAGCAATTCAGTTAAAAGTTCGCGAGTTTATGGAAAAAGAAGCAAAACCTTTGGTCAACGATTATTGGTTGCACGATGATTTTCCACACGAACTCATCCCAAAATTTAAAAAGCTAAATCTCTGCGGTGTCACTTACGAAGGTTACGGCTGCCCGAATTTACCTTTTCTGATGGAAGGTGTTATTGCAATGGAAATTGCCAGAGTTGATGCATCGTTGGCGACATTTTTTGGTGTTCAGTCAGGATTATCAATGGGTTCAATTTATATGTGCGGTTCCGAAGAACAGAAACAAAAATACCTTCCAGGAATGCAGCAATTCGATTTGATTGGTGCATTCGGATTGACGGAGCCGGAAGTTGGTTCAGGCGCAGCTGGCGGATTGACAACAACCTGCAAAAAAGTAGAAGGCGGCTGGATCCTGAACGGACAGAAAAAATGGATCGGAAATGCCACTTTTGCGGATGTGATAATTATATGGGCAAGGGATCTTGATGACAATCAAGTCAAAGGTTTTATTGTAGAAAAAGGAACAGATGGTTTTTCAGTTGAAAAAATCAGAGGGAAAATGGCTCTCCGAATTGTGCAAAACGGATTGATTACAATGAAAGATTGTTTCGTCGCAGATTCTCAGAAAATGGAACACGCCAATAGTTTCAAAGACACTGCGAAAGTGCTTCAAATGACAAGAGCTGGTGTTGCTTGGATGGCGACTGGTTGTGCAAGAGGTGCTTACGAAAGTGCTTTGGATTACACCAGAAAACGTAAACAATTCGGAAAACCAATTGCTTCCTTTCAATTGATTCAGGGACATTTGGTGGAAATGTTATCCAATCTTACAGCAATGCAAACCTTAGTTTTCAGATTGTCTGAAATGCAGGATGCTGATATTTTGAAAGATGAACACGCTTCTTTGGCAAAAGTTTTCTGTAGCCTGAGAACTCGGGATGTTGTGGCGCAGGCAAGAGAAGTAATGGGCGGAAATGGAATTCTCTTGGAACACGATGTTGCCCGCTTTGTCGCCGATGCAGAAGCAATCTATTCTTATGAAGGAACCAAAGAAATCAACTCTTTGATTGTTGGTCGCTCGATTACGGGAATGAGTGCATTTGTCTAA
- a CDS encoding heavy-metal-associated domain-containing protein — protein MNTIIKSGILFLSIFLFSNFSAQTKTFKAKVEGNCGMCKERIETAVKADSNVKSADWSMSKKVLTVSYDASKTDKKAILKSVADVAHDNEMFRASDKIYNDLEVCCQYDRPDNSKKLAKNADTKQICELK, from the coding sequence ATGAATACAATCATAAAATCAGGAATTTTATTCCTTTCCATATTTCTATTCTCCAATTTTTCTGCTCAAACCAAAACCTTCAAAGCCAAAGTAGAAGGCAACTGCGGAATGTGCAAAGAACGCATCGAAACAGCTGTTAAAGCTGATAGCAATGTGAAATCAGCTGATTGGAGTATGAGCAAAAAAGTCTTGACAGTAAGTTATGATGCTTCCAAAACGGATAAAAAAGCAATCCTGAAAAGCGTAGCCGATGTTGCTCACGACAACGAAATGTTCCGTGCTTCCGATAAAATTTACAACGATTTGGAAGTTTGTTGCCAGTACGACCGTCCTGATAACAGCAAAAAATTAGCTAAAAATGCTGATACAAAACAAATCTGCGAGCTTAAGTAA
- a CDS encoding TonB-dependent receptor domain-containing protein, protein MFSVLLVCSIFSFAQTVTEQFLVKGNCNMCKERIEKTAIKAGAQTANWTAENQTLTMTLDESKVKCDDILKQIAEVGHDNEKYKAPEDAYKNLPACCLYTKSSDFEKPNNTLEHHSDSDKKTNQIEGVKLTREKEATAISKKEAGLIFNISSKELLKAACCNLSESFETNATVDVSFSNAVTGTKQLKMLGLDQKYTLLTKEQLPEIRGLASAYGLNFIPGKWIGGIQLTKGGSTVVNGYESITGQINTELLKTKDDDKKSETEINLFSDNNGRVEANVTSTSPISDKWTQSVLLHGNGTFGDTDMNDDGFLDRPKGSQLNVAYLLNYNDLENSGFASHFGINYLKDERTAGQIGFNKRITQEDQSLYGVGIDISRFQLWNKTGYVFKGKPYQSLGWMNQLTYHQQDSFFGLRNYFGKETSYYSNLIFESIIGNTNNKYKVGASFLYDKYDEDYLLDNYKRTETVPGLFAEYTLTGEKFTLVTGARVDFHNLAGTQFTPRMNFKYDLTPKTIFRISAGRGFRTANIFAESQAYFASNRQIQIINNGGEIYGLKPEIAWNYGVSLQQEFKLFGRKSTVLADFFRTDFQNQVVTDLDESARKILFYNLEGKSFANSFQTQWDFQPVKNLEFRIAYKYYDVALDYLSGLKKVPFMAKHRGFANLAYSTNKTEKGRFWSFDMTLNLVGKQRLPNTKSNPAEFQLADYSPSYATLNAQISRNFSEKIRVYLGGENLTGYQQKVAILDAGNPFGNYFDGGVVYAPIMKQNFYVGVDFKF, encoded by the coding sequence ATGTTTTCTGTGCTGCTCGTTTGTTCGATATTTTCATTCGCGCAAACCGTTACAGAACAGTTTTTGGTAAAAGGAAATTGCAATATGTGCAAAGAACGAATCGAGAAAACAGCCATAAAAGCTGGCGCACAAACCGCAAATTGGACCGCAGAAAATCAAACTTTGACGATGACGCTTGACGAATCAAAAGTGAAATGTGACGATATCCTGAAACAAATCGCTGAAGTTGGTCACGACAACGAGAAATATAAAGCGCCGGAAGATGCTTACAAAAATCTGCCTGCATGTTGTTTATATACAAAAAGTTCTGATTTTGAAAAACCGAATAACACACTTGAACATCATTCAGATTCTGATAAAAAAACCAATCAGATTGAAGGTGTAAAGCTGACTAGAGAAAAAGAAGCGACAGCTATCAGCAAAAAAGAAGCAGGATTGATTTTTAATATCAGTTCCAAAGAATTATTGAAAGCGGCTTGCTGTAACCTTTCCGAAAGTTTTGAAACCAACGCAACTGTAGATGTTTCATTTAGCAACGCTGTGACTGGAACCAAGCAATTAAAAATGCTCGGACTTGACCAGAAATATACGCTCCTGACCAAAGAACAATTGCCGGAAATCCGTGGTCTGGCTTCGGCTTACGGACTCAATTTCATTCCAGGAAAATGGATTGGCGGAATCCAGCTGACGAAAGGCGGAAGTACGGTTGTCAACGGTTACGAAAGTATCACGGGACAAATCAACACAGAGCTTTTGAAAACAAAAGATGATGATAAAAAATCAGAAACAGAAATCAATTTGTTCTCTGATAACAATGGTCGTGTGGAAGCCAATGTGACGAGCACTTCTCCAATTTCCGACAAATGGACTCAAAGTGTTTTGCTCCACGGCAACGGAACTTTTGGCGATACCGATATGAATGATGACGGTTTTCTTGACAGGCCAAAAGGAAGTCAGTTAAATGTTGCTTATCTTTTGAATTACAATGATTTGGAGAACTCAGGTTTTGCTTCGCATTTCGGAATTAATTATCTGAAAGACGAAAGAACGGCAGGACAAATCGGATTTAATAAAAGGATTACGCAGGAAGACCAATCGCTTTATGGTGTTGGAATTGATATTTCGAGATTTCAATTGTGGAACAAAACGGGTTATGTTTTCAAAGGGAAACCTTATCAAAGTCTCGGCTGGATGAATCAACTGACTTATCATCAGCAAGATAGCTTTTTTGGATTGAGAAATTATTTTGGAAAAGAAACGTCTTATTACTCTAATTTGATTTTCGAAAGTATCATCGGAAATACGAACAACAAGTATAAGGTTGGTGCCAGTTTCCTCTATGACAAATATGATGAAGATTATCTTTTGGACAATTACAAGAGAACCGAAACCGTTCCGGGATTGTTTGCAGAATATACTTTGACAGGCGAAAAATTCACTTTAGTAACAGGTGCTCGTGTTGATTTTCATAATCTTGCGGGAACACAATTTACGCCGAGAATGAATTTCAAATATGATTTGACACCTAAAACCATTTTCAGGATTTCAGCTGGAAGAGGTTTCCGAACTGCGAATATCTTTGCAGAAAGTCAGGCTTATTTTGCATCTAACCGACAAATCCAAATCATCAACAATGGTGGCGAAATCTACGGTTTGAAACCGGAAATTGCGTGGAATTACGGCGTGAGCCTGCAACAGGAATTCAAATTGTTTGGAAGAAAATCCACGGTTTTGGCTGATTTTTTCAGAACCGATTTTCAGAATCAAGTTGTAACGGATTTGGATGAGTCTGCTCGGAAAATCTTATTCTACAATCTTGAAGGCAAGTCGTTTGCGAATAGTTTCCAAACACAATGGGATTTTCAGCCTGTGAAAAATCTGGAATTCAGAATAGCTTACAAATATTATGATGTGGCTTTGGATTATCTAAGCGGATTGAAAAAAGTGCCTTTTATGGCGAAACATCGTGGATTTGCTAACCTGGCTTATTCAACCAATAAAACTGAGAAAGGCAGATTTTGGAGCTTTGACATGACTTTAAATTTAGTTGGAAAACAGAGACTTCCGAATACAAAATCCAATCCAGCAGAATTTCAGTTAGCAGATTATTCGCCAAGTTACGCCA